A genomic region of Cannabis sativa cultivar Pink pepper isolate KNU-18-1 chromosome 1, ASM2916894v1, whole genome shotgun sequence contains the following coding sequences:
- the LOC115708255 gene encoding homeobox-leucine zipper protein PROTODERMAL FACTOR 2 produces the protein MFQPNMFETTHHHHHHLMDISHNKSISESDQLGLGANLRDDDLETKSGTELIMEADPSGDDELDPTQKSKRKRYHRHTQRQIQEMEAFFKECPHPDDKQRKELSRELGLEPLQVKFWFQNKRTQMKAQHERHENSILKAENDKLRAENNRYKEALSNATCPNCGGPAALGEMSFDEQHLRIENARLREEIDRISGIAAKYAGKPLSSFSHLSSHASRTLDISGVGNFGSQSGFVGEMFGATGDLLRSVSVPTEADKPIIVELAVAAMEELIRMAQAGDPLWIPAHHDNNSISGGNNSTEILNEDEYLRTFPRGIGPKPLGMKSEASRETNVVIMNHTNLVEILMDVNQWSTIFCGIVSRAMTLDILSTGVAGNYNGALQVMTAEFQVPSPLVPTRENYFVRYCKQHGDGTWAVVDVSLDNLRPSPISRSRRRPSGCLIQELPNGYSKVTWVEHVEVDDRAVHNIYKPLVNSGIAFGAKRWVATLDRQCERLASSMASNIPAGDLCVITSPDGRKSMLKLAERMVMSFCVGVGASTAHAWTTLSATGSDDVRVMTRKSMDDPGRPPGIVLSAATSFWLPVPPKRVFDFLRDENSRSEWDILSNGGLVQEMAHIANGRDPGNCVSLLRVNSANSSQSNMLILQESCTDSTGSYVIYAPVDIVAMNVVLSGGDPDYVALLPSGFAILPDGPANNNNNINNNNNNSHNSGIINNNGPAGSGIVEVGSGGSLLTVAFQILVDSVPTAKLSLGSVATVNNLIKCTVERIRAAVTSENVQ, from the exons ATGTTTCAGCCAAATATGTTTGAAACCacgcatcatcatcatcatcacttaATGGATATAAGCCACAATAAAAGCATTTCTGAAAGTGATCAGTTGGGTTTGGGGGCCAACTTGAGAGACGATGATCTTGAGACTAAATCAGGTACGGAATTAATCATGGAAGCTGATCCATCTGGAGATGATGAACTAGATCCAACTCAAAAATCAAAAAGGAAACGTTATCATCGTCACACCCAACGTCAAATCCAGGAAATGGAAGC attctttaaGGAGTGCCCTCACCCAGATGACAAGCAGAGAAAGGAGCTTAGCCGTGAGTTAGGTTTAGAGCCTTTACAAGTCAAATTTTGGTTCCAAAATAAACGAACTCAAAtgaag GCTCAACACGAACGCCATGAAAACTCAATTCTGAAAGCTGAGAACGATAAGCTTAGAGCTGAGAACAATAGGTACAAGGAAGCCTTGAGTAACGCCACATGCCCTAACTGTGGAGGACCAGCCGCACTAGGCGAAATGTCATTTGATGAACAACATTTAAGGATAGAAAATGCTCGTCTAAGAGAAgag ATTGATAGGATATCTGGGATTGCGGCTAAATATGCGGGAAAGCCGTTATCTTCATTTTCTCACCTTTCGTCTCACGCTTCTCGTACTCTTGACATTTCGGGTGTTGGAAATTTCGGGTCTCAGTCGGGTTTCGTGGGCGAAATGTTTGGTGCTACTGGTGATCTACTGAGGTCAGTTTCAGTCCCTACCGAAGCTGATAAACCAATAATAGTTGAGTTAGCTGTTGCAGCTATGGAGGAACTTATTAGAATGGCCCAAGCTGGTGACCCTTTATGGATTCCTGCCCATCATGACAATAACTCCATTAGTGGTGGTAATAATAGCACTGAAATTTTAAACGAGGATGAGTACTTGAGGACTTTCCCTAGGGGAATTGGGCCTAAACCACTTGGCATGAAATCTGAAGCCTCAAGAGAAACAAATGTGGTCATTATGAATCATACTAATCTTGTTGAGATTCTTATGGATGTG AACCAATGGTCGACCATATTTTGTGGAATTGTTTCAAGAGCTATGACTCTGGATATCCTCTCAACTGGAGTAGCAGGGAACTACAATGGAGCATTACAAGTg ATGACAGCTGAGTTCCAAGTCCCTTCACCACTTGTTCCAACGAGAGAGAATTACTTCGTTAGGTACTGTAAACAACATGGCGATGGAACTTGGGCAGTGGTTGATGTTTCCTTGGACAATTTACGCCCAAGTCCCATTTCCAGGAGCCGAAGAAGGCCATCTGGTTGCCTAATCCAAGAATTGCCAAATGGATATTCAAAG GTTACTTGGGTGGAACATGTTGAAGTGGATGATAGAGCTGTTCACAACATCTACAAACCGCTAGTTAACTCGGGTATTGCCTTTGGAGCAAAGCGTTGGGTAGCTACATTGGATAGACAGTGTGAACGACTTGCAAGCTCAATGGCCAGTAACATTCCTGCTGGAGATCTCTGTg TGATAACAAGCCCTGATGGAAGGAAAAGTATGCTGAAGCTAGCGGAGAGAATGGTGATGAGCTTTTGTGTGGGCGTTGGTGCTTCAACTGCTCATGCTTGGACGACACTGTCGGCAACGGGTTCTGATGATGTAAGGGTCATGACCAGAAAGAGCATGGATGACCCGGGTCGGCCTCCCGGCATTGTCCTAAGTGCCGCTACTTCATTCTGGCTTCCCGTTCCACCCAAGCGAGTTTTCGATTTTCTAAGGGACGAGAACTCTCGAAGTGAG TGGGATATTCTCTCTAATGGTGGACTAGTTCAAGAGATGGCTCATATAGCCAATGGGCGTGATCCGGGCAACTGTGTCTCCTTACTACGCGTAAAT AGTGCAAATTCTAGCCAGAGCAACATGCTGATACTTCAAGAGAGTTGTACTGACTCAACGgggtcttatgtgatttatgcaCCAGTTGATATAGTTGCGATGAATGTGGTATTAAGTGGAGGAGACCCTGATTACGTGGCACTCTTGCCATCTGGCTTTGCCATCCTTCCTGATGGGCCtgctaataacaataataatattaataataataataataacagccATAATTCTGGTATCATTAATAATAATGGACCAGCTGGATCAGGAATCGTTGAGGTTGGTTCGGGTGGCTCATTACTCACTGTGGCTTTTCAAATCTTAGTAGATTCGGTTCCCACCGCAAAACTTTCCCTTGGTTCAGTTGCAACAGTTAACAACTTGATTAAGTGCACTGTTGAAAGGATCAGAGCTGCTGTCACCTCTGAAAATGTTCAATGA